The Argentina anserina chromosome 5, drPotAnse1.1, whole genome shotgun sequence genome includes the window TTACagagtaaatatatatagaaaatgaGCACATGCTGGAGAAAGCATTGGCGGAATGCGTAACATAATGAAGACGAGTCAGAATGAATAGGATAATATACCTGCAGTTTAGTGGGACGGTCCATGAGGGCATAGTTGTTGGAGGCGTTGTGGAATTAGTATTAGGACTACtagaagaaggaggaggaagaggaggaggaggcaaTGCCATGTAATTTCTCCAATCTTGAAGCAGAATTCTGAGGTCATTGACTTTGTTCTCTAGACCAACGCAGCAATTAGCATGCATTGTGCAAACCAGGTTAAGATCTTTACTGGGCTGACAGAAGCCGCCGAAGTACTTGGTGTCCAAGAATCTCATTTTCAATCCGATGGTGGGGATGAACGGATCAGATTTGATCTTGTTGAGCACATCCTGGTCGTGATTGTTGGGATATGCCTGCCTAGACATGTACCAAAAGTTGTAGAATTTTGTGGTCCGTTTATTAGAGATTACATAGGTAAAACCTCCATTAGGAAGGTTGTTCACATCGTAAGAATCGCCTCGGAAGTAGTCGCATGCGATTTGGAAGTCTGCATCTGGGAAGAATTGTGGGAATGGATCCCTAAGCCACATTATGTCAGTGTCCTAGAAGCATATATGTGAACAAACGATCAAAGGGTTAGTTTTCATCCAAAATGGTACATGTAAACAAATGCAACAAGGGTTATTACATCCCAAATAGTACTTGCTCGAAACTAATTAAAAGGACTAATACGTACCGTGAAGACAAAGCTGTATCCTTTTTCGAGAATGGAAGTCAAAAACTGGATTCTTCTCCACATCATTTGCAAGTAATCAGAGGACATGAAAGCTGCCTCGCTGGTAAAGTTGGCACCTTCAGTATAGAGCTGGTAGCAATGAGGGTGAAGAGCCAGGCAACGAGCGTATGCTTTTTGGTCCAAGCAGATCACTACCAGATGTTTCAGCAGCCGACTAGTGTTGTTTCCGATCCGAAAGCTCTCGAGAAACAGATCGAATATGGAGTTTGGTTCCGCCCACGCATCATTCAGTGTTGTGACGATTATGGTCTTGTCCTTCATAGTTGCATTTCTCAGAACTGTATCCAAGGGATCCTGTATCATCATGCATCATGATTCATGTTAATTAATGACCTCACCTCCATTccagaaagaaaatattcaCTAAAGATTCCTCATAGTGTTGAACTGTTGATTACTATGTAAAGAATTGCCACCGATgtacaaaacaaatcaaatcaagttGTTGATCGGGTGTATCCCTCAATCCCTTTGCGTTTGATTATGACTTAATGGGGTCAGGGACCAGGAGAGAGCAGAACTTAAGAGTGGCACTAAGACAGAACAGGCATACAATACTCTGGAGAAAGTAGTTTCTCTTTTAGATTAGTTCAGCATAACAGAGAGTTAATTGGAAGTTCAAAAAGTTACTTATATCCACTAAAACAAAGGAGGATAAAACAGATAAGGCTAATCCAATATTAACAACATTAAGAGATTTACTGAAGACCGCTTAACGAAAACAAGATACCATGGAATTATGAACAAGAGAGAATTGTGATGAAGATTGGAAAGCATAATTCTGTGAGTGAgtatataattttatgtttATAATATACCGGTCCATTTGGGTGAGGAAaagtttctttcttctgtttttcttttcttattttgttggGAAAAGTCCTACTCTGTTCCATTAGCAATTTGGAAGAGCACAATATCAAGTATGACCATACACATATATTGCCAGAACGTTTGCAGATATTGCATATGACAAgtgaaaaaagaaatgatcGAATTGGATAAAAATTGAAGTATGAACAGAATTAATATATACTTGCCTGAGATTTAGCTGAGAACAAAGGATCATAATAAGATCCGCCGGGGAAGACAGTTATATAGAAGAGAAGGGAAGCCAGAGTAACAGCCACACACACCAAAGCAGTCTTCATAATTTTCTTGACCAATccatgatgatgataatgGTGATGAACACCAACAACCTTTGGTGTTGCAGCTTTAGTGTTATTCTCCATAGCACTAGCACTGTTATTCCCAATAACTGTTACAGATAGTAGTGCTGCTACTGGTGATAATGGTTTACTGCTCATTGTGCTGATATTCTAGCCTCGATCACCTGGAGAATTAGATTTATGTAAAATTGGGATAAGCAAAAGCTAGTCAAAGTGCAGTGCCTGGGTTCTATATATAGCTACTTTGTTTCTTCCTTCTCTAGCCCAACTTATTTCCTGCCTTGTAGTCATTAACtatgataataataataataataataagaatctacattaaaaaatgaaaataataatctTGATTTATACAGTATGTTTAGTTTACAAGTCAACTTGGTGTATTATTAGCATTAGACCATTACCTGTCTGACCCTTCTGGCTTCTGCTATATTAATATTCCTCTtaatgaagaaaatgtatAACCACTAGACAATTACCAGAATAATACGTCAATGAAGAATCAAACTCTATCAAGTTAATGATTTGATGatcagaaaataaattaaattaatgagGACTTAAAAGGGTACTAGGTTTGGCTGCAGGTGATGAATTGAGACAGATTGTATTATTCATATAGATGTTTCCGATCCCATTTTCCCTTTCCTTTTATGATCCAGTTGATGAATCTGGAGGTGTAACACTGTAACTCCAACTAGCTATGCGAGGCAGATTCCTTTCCATGTACAGTATATATAGAATCAGGATATAAATCAAATATAATTAAGGTATTTATACTATCCGTTCTGGCCAGTGGCTTAATGCCCCAATAATTAAGGTGCCATATACATCTGTACGTTTCTAATTTAGTATTAGTGGATACAGCTTGCTAGAGATCGGTTCTACTTATGGTTGGAAAATGACTATGTAAGTGTGGTGACATGTTTTTCTTCCAAGTCTTTCTCTCCTCGTGAAACTTAAGAGTTTGTTGGCACAATTGTCTATCTATAATCCGCTTGATATCTTTTCGATGCAGTCATATATTCATAGAAGAAAATGCGGTAATTGACAGAATGGTCAATTTAAGCCTCACCAATGACTCTTTTACTTAGTATGATAGTCCTCCTAGTGTG containing:
- the LOC126794780 gene encoding uncharacterized protein At4g15970-like, with product MSSKPLSPVAALLSVTVIGNNSASAMENNTKAATPKVVGVHHHYHHHGLVKKIMKTALVCVAVTLASLLFYITVFPGGSYYDPLFSAKSQDPLDTVLRNATMKDKTIIVTTLNDAWAEPNSIFDLFLESFRIGNNTSRLLKHLVVICLDQKAYARCLALHPHCYQLYTEGANFTSEAAFMSSDYLQMMWRRIQFLTSILEKGYSFVFTDTDIMWLRDPFPQFFPDADFQIACDYFRGDSYDVNNLPNGGFTYVISNKRTTKFYNFWYMSRQAYPNNHDQDVLNKIKSDPFIPTIGLKMRFLDTKYFGGFCQPSKDLNLVCTMHANCCVGLENKVNDLRILLQDWRNYMALPPPPLPPPSSSSPNTNSTTPPTTMPSWTVPLNCSTSFQRQRQRQRSGRHLL